A portion of the Methanomassiliicoccus sp. genome contains these proteins:
- a CDS encoding radical SAM protein, with product MRICEIFYSLQGEGVLMGTPTTFVRTVGCNLDCSWCDTKYARQGGEEMTVDEVFERVERKGVPFVSLTGGEPLLQEDIYRLINLLIDNEYHVTLETNGSLPLESLPNSEDIMISMDVKCPSSGMADRTLMDNLEFLSPHDQAKFVIADRVDYLFARKVLREHEVNAPAIFTPVGGTTLKPLAEWVLADRLMVRVMPQLHKIIWGEKRGV from the coding sequence ATGAGGATCTGCGAGATCTTCTATTCCCTGCAAGGGGAGGGGGTGCTCATGGGTACGCCCACCACCTTCGTGCGTACAGTCGGCTGCAACCTTGATTGCTCGTGGTGCGATACGAAGTATGCCCGGCAGGGCGGGGAGGAGATGACGGTTGACGAGGTCTTCGAAAGGGTAGAGCGCAAGGGCGTGCCCTTCGTCAGCCTTACCGGGGGGGAGCCCCTCCTGCAGGAGGACATCTATCGCCTCATCAACCTCCTCATCGACAATGAGTACCACGTGACCCTCGAGACCAACGGCTCGCTCCCGCTGGAGAGCCTGCCTAACTCCGAGGACATAATGATCTCTATGGACGTCAAGTGCCCCAGCTCAGGGATGGCCGATCGCACCCTGATGGACAACCTAGAGTTCCTCTCTCCCCATGACCAGGCCAAATTCGTCATCGCCGACCGGGTGGACTATCTGTTCGCCCGCAAGGTGCTGAGAGAGCATGAGGTCAACGCTCCGGCGATCTTCACCCCGGTGGGGGGCACGACCCTCAAGCCGCTGGCAGAGTGGGTGCTGGCCGACCGGCTGATGGTTCGGGTCATGCCCCAGCTACACAAGATCATCTGGGGAGAGAAGCGGGGTGTGTGA
- the queC gene encoding 7-cyano-7-deazaguanine synthase QueC — MSKAVVLLSGGLDSTTTMAYAISKGYEVVPLTISYGQRHSRELNSARAVSEHYRVKRHVMTQLDLSFLTTSALTSKTVDVPRRASLEGVPDDIPVTYVPARNIIMLSLAAGLAETEGAEAIFIGANAVDYSGYPDCRPEFMQAFQHVLGVGTKAGVEGRPIRIEAPILSMSKGQIVALAKKLDAPLHLTWSCYQGGEKACGHCDSCLLRLKGFEEAGVKDPISYEASE; from the coding sequence TTGAGCAAAGCCGTCGTTCTGCTGTCCGGAGGTCTTGACTCCACCACCACCATGGCCTACGCCATCTCCAAGGGCTACGAGGTCGTTCCTCTGACCATCAGCTACGGTCAGCGGCACTCCCGGGAGCTGAACTCGGCCCGGGCGGTGTCCGAACATTATAGGGTCAAGAGGCATGTCATGACCCAGTTGGACCTCAGCTTCCTGACCACCAGCGCGCTGACCTCGAAGACCGTCGACGTTCCTCGACGAGCCTCCCTGGAAGGCGTCCCTGATGACATCCCGGTGACCTATGTGCCGGCGAGAAATATTATCATGCTCAGCTTGGCCGCTGGCCTGGCCGAGACGGAGGGCGCGGAAGCTATCTTCATCGGCGCGAACGCTGTCGACTACTCTGGCTATCCAGACTGCCGCCCGGAGTTCATGCAAGCCTTCCAGCACGTGCTGGGGGTCGGGACCAAGGCCGGCGTGGAAGGCCGCCCGATCCGCATCGAGGCTCCCATCCTCAGTATGAGCAAGGGGCAGATAGTCGCCCTGGCCAAGAAGCTGGATGCTCCCCTGCACCTGACCTGGTCGTGCTACCAAGGGGGAGAGAAGGCTTGCGGGCACTGTGACTCCTGCCTCCTACGCTTAAAGGGGTTCGAGGAAGCGGGGGTCAAGGATCCTATATCGTACGAGGCCTCGGAATGA
- a CDS encoding 6-pyruvoyl tetrahydropterin synthase family protein, whose amino-acid sequence MRIEIDGEYSGIKFSASHFIPGHDKCGRLHGHSYTLHLVLYGEKADDGMVMDFVDLKKALKKIVDELDHRVLLPSRSKSVSIKRGREVEVMVGPKRYVFPNEDVAILDLSQTSAEELAELIVNRLIKLLDLPPNVSIVEIGLDEERGQTAWVKREVGD is encoded by the coding sequence ATGAGAATCGAGATCGACGGCGAGTACTCGGGCATCAAGTTCTCTGCTTCCCATTTTATACCTGGCCACGACAAGTGCGGAAGGCTCCACGGGCACAGCTATACTCTGCACCTCGTACTCTACGGCGAGAAGGCCGATGACGGCATGGTCATGGACTTCGTGGACCTGAAGAAGGCGCTGAAGAAGATCGTGGACGAGCTTGACCACCGTGTTCTGCTGCCGTCACGCTCCAAGAGCGTATCGATCAAGCGGGGCCGTGAGGTCGAGGTGATGGTGGGGCCCAAGCGATATGTGTTCCCCAATGAGGACGTGGCTATCCTGGACCTCTCCCAGACCAGCGCCGAGGAGCTGGCCGAGCTCATCGTGAATCGCCTCATCAAGCTGCTGGACCTGCCCCCGAATGTCTCGATCGTAGAGATCGGCCTGGACGAGGAGAGGGGGCAGACTGCGTGGGTCAAGCGAGAGGTGGGAGATTGA
- a CDS encoding methanogen marker protein 4, which yields MITSDLVLSRARDLRMHIGIGAGKDEAKVIKSREEALRLGLGEVTLYRDPMEMARDLSAGRIDAAVRGDMGSNEAMAAVRSVFDVPKVLRAAFLEPVGGRMFLLAPVGIDEGWTVEEKVEMARLSVRTIMPIVPRPVVGIMSGGRSSDRGRMAAVDRTIDAAAGAIDALVREGIDARDVQILIEDAARVCDVIVAPDGISGNLIFRTLHFLGGGKALGAPVLNIDQPYIDTSRAKASYADSIALASVLASRNMHRT from the coding sequence ATGATCACCTCAGACCTCGTGCTGTCCCGGGCCAGAGACCTCAGGATGCACATCGGCATCGGGGCTGGCAAGGACGAGGCCAAGGTAATTAAGAGCCGGGAGGAGGCGCTCAGGTTGGGCCTGGGCGAGGTGACGCTCTATCGCGATCCCATGGAGATGGCGAGAGACCTATCTGCCGGCCGTATTGACGCGGCGGTGCGAGGGGACATGGGTTCGAATGAGGCCATGGCTGCGGTCCGCTCGGTCTTCGACGTTCCCAAGGTCCTGCGGGCCGCCTTCCTCGAGCCGGTCGGAGGTAGGATGTTCCTCCTCGCCCCGGTGGGCATCGACGAGGGATGGACGGTAGAGGAGAAGGTCGAGATGGCCAGGCTCTCGGTTAGAACGATAATGCCCATTGTCCCCCGCCCGGTGGTCGGCATCATGTCCGGCGGCCGGAGCTCCGATCGAGGGCGCATGGCCGCAGTGGACCGCACCATCGATGCCGCCGCCGGGGCGATCGATGCGCTGGTCCGCGAGGGTATAGACGCCCGTGACGTTCAGATCCTCATCGAGGACGCCGCCCGGGTGTGCGATGTGATTGTCGCTCCGGATGGCATCTCCGGCAACCTGATCTTCCGCACGCTGCACTTCCTGGGCGGAGGGAAGGCCCTGGGCGCACCTGTGCTCAACATCGACCAGCCGTACATCGATACCTCCAGAGCTAAGGCGAGCTATGCGGACTCCATCGCCCTGGCATCGGTCCTGGCCTCGAGGAACATGCACCGAACCTAG